Genomic segment of Gemmatimonadales bacterium:
CGTCGGGACCGCCAGCTATCCCGCCGGCACGGTCATCGTTCCGCTGGCCGACGCCACCGTAGAACGGACCGTGCGCGAGGCGGTGGAATCGCTCGGTCTTGCGGCCTCCGGCGTGCGGGATGTGCCGAGCGTGGCGCGCCACGAGCTGGACCTGCCGAGGATCGGGTTGGTTCACTCCTGGCAGAACACGCAGAACGAGGGTTGGGTCCGATACGCCTTCGACCGGTTCGGCATCCCGTACACCTATCTCTCGACGCAGCAACTCCGGGATAGCGCGCGGTTGGCGGGCCTCGATGTGCTGGTGCTGCCGTACGTGACCGACAACGCCCGTGCGATCGTCAACGGACAGCCGCTCGCGGGTCCGCCGATCCCGTGGCGCCGAACGAGCGAGACCCCTAACCTCGGTGGCTACGACGAGACGGACGATGTGCGCCCCGGCATCGGGCTTGCCGGGATGGCGCGGCTGGATGAGTGGATCAGGAGCGGGGGCGTGCTGATCACGGAAGGTGGAACGGCATCGGTTCCCGTGGAGTTCGGCCTCGCACCGGGCGTGGACATCAGCGACGCGCGGCAGCTCAGGGTGCGTGGCAGCATCGTGCGGTCAGTCGTGCACGACCGTCGTAGCCCCATCGTCTATGGCTATCCCGACACGCTCTCGGTCTACTTCAACCAGTCGCCGCTCTTTCAGGTCGACACGACGACCGAGCGTGGCAGCGAGCGGCAGCGCGACTCGACGGTTCTCGCCGACCAGCGAAGGATGCGGCCCCGCGTGGTGCTGGGGTTCCACGCCCGGCAGGACTCGCTGCTGGTCTCCGGCCTCCTGGACGGTGGCTCGGAGCTCGCCGGCAGGCCGGCAGTGGTGGACGTCCAGGTGGGATCCGGCCATGTGGTGCTCTTCGCCATCCGGCCGTTCTGGCGGTGGGAGACTCAGGGGTCGTTCGCCCTTGCCTTCAACGCGCTGCTCAACTGGAACGACCTGGGTACCGGGTGGCCACCGCCGTCGGCGGCCCGCCGTCGTTGACGGGCATTGCTCCCCGGCACTAGGTTTATTCAACCGAACGGTTGAGAACAGCATGCAGACCGCGCTCCGATCCAGGAAAGCCGACATTCTCAGGGCCGCCGAGCGCGAATTCGCGGCGGCCGGCTGGGCCGGCGGCCGGGTCGAGCGCATTGCGGCGGCGGCGGGCGTGAACAAGCAGCTGCTTTTTCATTACTTCGAGTCGAAAGAAGGACTTTTCACCGCCGCAGTGTCGGGCCTCTTGGGTCGGTTGCGGGGAGACGATGGCGGCGGGGACTCCCCTTCAGGCGCGATCAAGTCAGTCATCACCGATCTTCTCGACGGCTTGCGGGCTGCTCCCGGAGTCGTGGGAATCGTGGCGGGAGCGCGCAGTGACTCTGAATTCCCTCCAGCTGCCGCTGCGCTGGTGCGGGACTGGAGGGACCGTCTGCTCGCTCGGCTTGGCACGGCCGTCACCGAGGGCCAGAGGCGAGGTTACTTCCGAGACGACGTGGATCCGAACGCGGTGAGCGCTGTCGCGACGGCTGCCGCGGTCGGCTTGGTGGCG
This window contains:
- a CDS encoding TetR/AcrR family transcriptional regulator, with translation MQTALRSRKADILRAAEREFAAAGWAGGRVERIAAAAGVNKQLLFHYFESKEGLFTAAVSGLLGRLRGDDGGGDSPSGAIKSVITDLLDGLRAAPGVVGIVAGARSDSEFPPAAAALVRDWRDRLLARLGTAVTEGQRRGYFRDDVDPNAVSAVATAAAVGLVALELDGSTSAASGSVGAARTLTQLLADYCAWR